A stretch of Thermoleophilia bacterium DNA encodes these proteins:
- a CDS encoding MFS transporter produces ESRDETVSRTIDVPGIATLSTGLTTLVLALVEGNAWGWGSARIVALLAVALVALPGFVLVERRVSKVPMVDFSFFRSRTFLGANTVGFIVSFAMLAMFFFLALYMQNILGYSALQAGVRFLPTTLVIMITAPLAGRLSDRIGPRWPIVVGMSAVALSLYMFSGVEVGTTFSGLWLSFMILGFGIGLTMSPMSTAAMNAVATTKAGVASGVLSMFRMIGGTFGVAALGAFFQNQAQVTLDQSLSGQTGLTASERADFAHQLTGGAPHLDGMSQAQAAKLTVAGHEAFVYGLSHAMVLSVGLAVIGVFVALVLIRGHGASVDTEPVASIDAEPAAARQEPDRVPEAAASVA; encoded by the coding sequence CGAGTCGCGCGACGAGACCGTGTCGCGCACGATCGACGTGCCCGGCATCGCCACCCTCTCCACAGGCCTCACCACGCTCGTGCTCGCGCTCGTGGAGGGCAACGCCTGGGGCTGGGGCTCGGCCCGGATCGTGGCGCTCCTGGCCGTCGCGCTCGTGGCGCTCCCGGGGTTCGTGCTCGTCGAGCGGCGAGTGAGCAAGGTGCCGATGGTGGACTTCAGCTTCTTCCGCTCGCGCACCTTCCTGGGCGCCAACACGGTCGGCTTCATCGTTTCGTTCGCGATGCTCGCGATGTTCTTCTTCCTCGCGCTCTACATGCAGAACATCCTCGGCTACTCGGCGCTCCAGGCCGGGGTGAGGTTCCTGCCGACAACGCTGGTGATCATGATCACCGCACCCTTGGCCGGTCGCCTCTCCGACCGGATCGGGCCGCGCTGGCCGATCGTCGTCGGCATGTCGGCGGTCGCCCTCTCGCTCTACATGTTTTCCGGAGTTGAAGTCGGCACGACCTTCTCCGGCCTGTGGCTCAGCTTCATGATCCTCGGCTTCGGCATCGGCCTGACCATGTCGCCGATGTCAACCGCGGCGATGAACGCAGTGGCCACGACCAAGGCCGGGGTGGCATCCGGCGTCCTGTCGATGTTCCGAATGATCGGCGGCACCTTCGGCGTGGCCGCCCTCGGGGCGTTCTTCCAGAACCAGGCCCAGGTCACGCTGGACCAGTCGCTTTCCGGTCAGACGGGACTGACCGCCTCCGAACGGGCGGATTTCGCCCATCAGCTGACCGGGGGCGCGCCACACCTCGACGGGATGTCCCAGGCCCAGGCGGCAAAGCTGACCGTGGCCGGCCACGAAGCCTTCGTCTACGGCCTGAGCCACGCCATGGTGCTGTCAGTCGGGCTCGCGGTAATCGGCGTATTCGTAGCTCTGGTGCTGATCCGGGGCCATGGGGCTTCGGTCGACACCGAACCGGTGGCTTCGATCGATGCCGAACCCGCGGCCGCGCGCCAGGAACCGGACCGCGTTCCCGAAGCGGCAGCATCCGTCGCATAA
- a CDS encoding L,D-transpeptidase: MRPLTTFDSSHRFSRKLISGIAVLTGIVALTAGTATATAASSATPPVAKSKVAIKPFGLKHGKAKIMDKVAVGGNVRPFRANQRVRVYFFHNGHKYHSRSVKLKRGKGNYGTFRTSLITKKGGKYAVQAKYFGKRGNDPVGRDSTERKSWGVRYVAIGQGFCGRIVKGFRKALNRLHLVPSQGKCFDGQMDRAVLAYRKLNDYARNSRASKGIVKRIFNRKGGYHVRRPGLGNHGIHVEAPLSKQVLVFAKKGKPTAIFPIASGKSSTPTILGTFSFYMKDAGYNSHGMYYSSYFIRGYATHGYADVPDYPASHGCLRTFIADQPRIYNMTKIGMPIYVFGNAFRSADPFSRELPGGGNGVDLGPTGGLDPAAPHSAD; encoded by the coding sequence GTGCGTCCCCTCACCACCTTCGACTCGTCCCACCGGTTCAGCCGCAAGCTGATTTCCGGCATCGCCGTTCTGACCGGCATCGTCGCCCTCACTGCCGGCACTGCGACTGCCACGGCGGCCTCGTCGGCCACCCCGCCGGTCGCCAAGTCCAAGGTGGCCATCAAGCCTTTCGGCCTGAAGCACGGCAAAGCCAAGATCATGGACAAGGTCGCGGTCGGCGGCAACGTGCGTCCGTTCCGGGCCAACCAGCGGGTCCGGGTCTATTTCTTCCACAACGGCCACAAGTACCACTCGCGCAGCGTCAAGCTGAAGCGCGGCAAGGGCAACTACGGCACCTTCCGCACCAGTCTGATCACCAAAAAGGGCGGCAAGTATGCCGTCCAGGCCAAGTACTTCGGCAAGCGCGGCAACGACCCGGTCGGTCGTGATTCGACCGAGCGCAAGTCCTGGGGCGTGCGATATGTCGCCATTGGACAGGGTTTCTGTGGCCGGATTGTCAAAGGCTTCCGCAAGGCCTTGAACCGGCTCCACCTGGTGCCGTCGCAGGGCAAGTGCTTCGACGGCCAGATGGACCGGGCCGTGCTTGCCTACCGCAAGCTGAACGACTACGCCAGGAACTCCCGTGCCTCGAAGGGCATCGTCAAGCGCATCTTCAACAGGAAGGGCGGGTACCACGTGCGCCGTCCCGGGCTCGGCAACCACGGCATCCACGTCGAGGCGCCACTCTCGAAGCAGGTTTTGGTCTTCGCCAAGAAGGGCAAGCCGACGGCCATCTTCCCGATCGCCAGCGGCAAGTCCTCTACGCCGACGATTCTCGGCACCTTCAGCTTCTACATGAAGGACGCCGGCTACAACTCGCACGGCATGTACTACTCGTCTTACTTCATCCGTGGTTATGCGACCCATGGTTACGCCGACGTCCCGGACTACCCGGCCAGCCACGGCTGCCTGCGCACCTTCATCGCCGACCAGCCGCGGATCTACAACATGACCAAGATCGGCATGCCGATCTACGTCTTCGGCAACGCCTTCCGTTCAGCCGATCCGTTCAGTCGGGAGTTGCCCGGTGGCGGCAACGGCGTCGACCTCGGACCGACCGGCGGACTCGATCCGGCCGCGCCCCACAGCGCGGACTGA
- the yaaA gene encoding peroxide stress protein YaaA, producing the protein MGGGTQAVLILLPPSEGKHEPVDGPPLDLGGLAFSPGLDRPRERLVRALEKLGDRPVRKAIQVMDISPGLAGDIALNAKIRSAPTAPAREVYSGVLYERLGLAGLGKRASQRADRHLLISSALWGMTRPADLIPYYRLSMKPKLARVGGLGALWREPLAKAMAGSGFDEPGEIVLDMRSGSYSSLWRPRHARLVAVRGFTETGGQRKAISHMAKSIRGDVARVVLEAASLPADVDGVADLVSRAGMRVETGDSTLDVIEAG; encoded by the coding sequence GTGGGCGGGGGCACGCAGGCCGTGCTGATCCTGTTGCCGCCCTCGGAGGGCAAGCACGAGCCAGTGGATGGCCCGCCGCTGGACCTGGGCGGCCTGGCGTTCTCGCCGGGTCTCGACCGCCCACGCGAGCGCCTGGTCCGGGCGCTCGAGAAGCTCGGCGACCGGCCGGTCAGGAAGGCGATTCAGGTGATGGACATATCGCCGGGGCTGGCCGGCGACATCGCCCTCAACGCGAAGATCCGTTCGGCGCCGACGGCACCCGCCCGCGAGGTCTATTCCGGGGTGCTCTACGAGCGGCTCGGGCTGGCCGGCCTGGGCAAGCGCGCATCGCAGCGGGCCGACCGGCACCTGCTGATCAGCAGTGCGCTCTGGGGCATGACCCGGCCCGCCGACCTGATTCCGTATTACCGGCTCTCGATGAAGCCGAAACTCGCACGGGTGGGTGGCCTCGGCGCGCTCTGGCGGGAACCGCTGGCGAAGGCCATGGCCGGCAGCGGCTTCGACGAGCCGGGCGAGATCGTGCTCGACATGCGCTCGGGTTCGTACAGCTCGCTCTGGCGGCCGCGTCACGCCCGGCTGGTTGCCGTGCGTGGCTTCACGGAGACTGGAGGGCAACGCAAGGCGATCTCGCACATGGCGAAGTCGATCCGTGGTGATGTCGCCAGGGTGGTCCTCGAAGCGGCGAGTCTGCCCGCCGATGTGGACGGAGTCGCGGACCTCGTCAGCCGTGCGGGAATGCGGGTCGAGACGGGTGATTCGACCCTGGACGTGATCGAGGCCGGATGA